CCACGCGGCGTGGGCCGTGCAGAGGAAGcaaggaggcggcggaggcagaggaggcggtagcggcagcggcagcagcagccgcgGCACGAGCCACGTCCTCCTCCGCGGCGTCTACGGCCGGTACCTCGGCGCCCCCGACCCTAGCGGGCCGCTccacccctgccgccgccgcgcggccaCGCAGCGCGACCGGGACGAGCGGGAGGTCAAGGCCATCATGTGGCGTGCCGTCGCAACGGgctccggcgccggcgtcgtCCTGCTGCACGACGCCCACGGGCGCTTCCTCCGCGCCAACTGGAGGCGCCTCCCCTGCCGCTCCGGTGTCGCCGTCGGCGACGACAGTTGCCTCGGCCCGACGACGAAGTGGGCGGTCGAGGTCATCCCCCCGAAGCACGGTCAGCCTGAGTTACCGCTCGCCCGCGACGTGAGCTCCTCGTCCCCTCCTAGCCTCCTCCCTTCCTGTACCTCCCAACTTCGTTGTGTGGTCGAGTTCTTGAGTTCTTGAATTGTTCGCGTCAAAGATTCTGCCATTCTTTCAAGAACTCCAAATTTTCACTTATTTGCCGCCGGAATAATCTGATGATCTTGTGCAGTCGGAGTGGGTCAAGTTCTTCGACGGAGCGTGCCCGCCGCTGGCTCGCCTTCGCCGGTGGGTGTGGGCAGCTTCCCAGCAGCGGGAGATCCAGTGGGTGCTGGCGGACGGCGTCGGCAACTTCAGGGAGGAGGACTGGGCCTCCTCCCAGTACTCCGGGAGGTCCGCGATCCTGCTGCGAAGCAAGCTGGCGCACCTCACGCTGCAGTTCTGCCGCCTCACGCTGTTCAtccgcgccggccgccacggGCAGCTGACCCCTCTCGTCACGGACCTGCCGCGCAGCAGGGAGCGCCTCGACATTGTGGTCATCAGGGCCGACGCCATAGGTCAGTGCTGGTTAATTGAACTTCTTGTCGGCTTATTCTGAGTCTCTAGTTCTGAACCACAGAGGTTCCTGATGGTGTTCATGCAGAGTTAATCGGTAGTTCTGAACTTGctcttatttttctttttcctgcAAACTTCTTGCTGGTCTTTTCTGAATTTCTGTACTTCTGAATGGGATGAATTGCATAAAACAGAGTAAATTGGTGGCAATTAGTGTATAGTTTCATTTGAcatctcttttctttctttttttaattTGCTGTAAAATGTGCTGTTTGTGCGTGTTATTGGAAAGCAGTTTTTGTATCTGAAGAATGTTGTGGCTCACTTACAAGTTCACATCCGTAGGTGTGGCCTGAAACTAGTTCAAACCGCTAGTGTTTGCGTATTTTGGTGGGAGCTGAATTCAGTTTGTTGTGGGAATGGTTACTTTTGTCCTACTTCAGTGAGAGACGCAGCATCTTCGTAGCAGTTTTACTTGCAGAACTTCTGTTTCAGCAGTTTCTATGTTCATGAGCATGTTAATTCTTCCATGTCTAACTGCAACCTTGTTTGGCTGTTCTTGCAGCGGCTGATCAGTTGATATTCCCAGATGTGGATACGGAGACGGAAGGGCCAGTAAAGGAAGGTGTATGCTTATGACCTCCTCGCGGACTCGTCACTTTCAAAAGCATCACAATTCTTCCCAGATTTGATGGCATGAGGATAGGATGATTCGTTTTCGTTTTGTTCAGATAGGTTCAGAGAACTAAACTTCACTCCTAGTTTTCTAGTGTCAGGGAGAAGCAGTTTTGGTTTGGTCTTTCGGTTTCCGAAACTTGAGCAGTTCATCAGACTGTCTGAGCAGTTCTGGTTTCCCAGATTTCTAGCGGTAGAATCTAGAATGTTTGCAGTTCTAGTCTTCATCTATGAGATTGTGCAAATGTGGGTTCCGCAGTAGATTGGTGCTGGTGAACCATGTCTACTCTACAGGAATTACAAACAGTACTGAGATCTGATAGCAATACATGAATCATTGAAGCTCCACTGCTGTGCCCATTTTCAGTTTCTCTAATCTCTGAATTCTGACAACACACCTGAAAGGCCGAAACCGACAAACCTCCCATAGCTTCCGATCCTTTAGGTCGGTCGCTTGCTTGTGCTATTCCTCAAGCTCTGTACTCCAAATTTCGATGGAGTGGGTTAACTCTTGAGATTTTTAAGGGATTTTTAAATAAAATGTTGAAAGGATATTAAGCAAATCGAATTTTTCAGTGATTTGATTAAGATCCATTCATGATGATGGTGGCTTGAGTCAGATCGTGAAGGCCGAACTGACACGACCCATACCCATGATGGGCCTGAGGCCTGATTGACTTGGGCCTAATCTCCATTCTCTCTGCGCGAGAACAAACATATGCTCACTTGCATGTTTCTGTAGCCCATCCCTTGTTTCTTTCCGGCAGCAGTGTTCTGaccgtagcagcagcagcagcagccgccgcagGCAGCGCCGACCAGCCAACCAAGCCGCGGAGCCCGAAGGTACTGCCTTTGCTTGCCCCTCCCCCCAAATCGCTCCCCTTTTCTTTCATTTCCGTCGAATCCCAGGTCTCACCAATTTAATTCTCTAGGGTTCTTGCTCCCCATTTCCGCAATTGGAGCCACCTGCTTTCGATTCCTCTTTCTGCAGTCGTGGAGTTGTCAAAGATTCAGATTTCTTGCTTCCCCGCAGCAATTTGGCAGGGTCCGAGTGCCGGAGGGCGGCAGCTGGTAGTTTCCATGGTTCTTGGTTTGCTGCTGGGGTGGATATAACACGGGGGAGGAGATTGGGGGCtggcggcgggcgcgcgggaTGATGGAGCCCCAGGTGGTGGACCTCGAGGATGACAGCATCAACTTCTGGGCCTCCCTCGGCGTCAGCCCCCATGTCGACCAGATGCCGCTGCACAACGTCCACATCGTCGACCACCAGGCTCAGCCACCGCCGGCTGCGGCAGCGGCACAGCTGCAGTCCGTCTGCAGGGACCTCTTCCCAGTCGAGTCCGACGCCTGCCTGGAACCTCGGTTGGGGATGGAGTTTGAGTCCGGGGAGGCTGCCAAAACCTTCTACATTGCTTACGCGGGCCGTGTTGGGTTCTCCATCCGCATTGCCCGGTCGCGCAAGTCCAAGTGCAGTGAGTCCATTATCATGTTACGGTTTGTGTGCTCGAGGGAAGGGTTCAGTAAGGAGAAACGCTCCGTGGCAGCTGGGAAGAAGACGAGGAAGCGGGCCGCCTCCATTAGGGAGGGCTGCAATGCCATGCTCGAGGTGCTCCGCAGAGGCGATAGCAAGTGGGTTGTTACCAAGCTTGTCAAGGAGCACAATCATGAGGTTGGGCTACCCAGCAGAGTGCATTATATTGCCATCGAGGGTGATGCTGTGGTTGACCCTTACCTTGGTATGGAGTTCGAGTCCCTTGAGGCTGCCAAGACATTCTACTACTCATATGCCAGCCGTGCCGGGTTTGAAGCTCGTGTGCGTCAGTCCCGCAAGTCGCAAGATGAGTCACTCAAGATGCTGAAGCTCGTGTGCTCGAGGCATCGATACCATTCAGGCCGGGAGAACAATGGAGAGGATACCAAGAGAGTGCGTGCATTGGACCCCTCTAGGGATGGCTGTGATGCATTGTTTGAGATAATTCGGAAGGGCAAAGATGTATGGATGGTCTCCAAACTCATCCTAGAACATACTCATGAGCTGAACCCAGCTCCAGCAAGCAGAGTTCACTGTGTTCGCTCTCAAGGTGAGGTACTTGTCATTGCAAATAATTTTGCCGACACACGCAATCTCCTTCTGAATGGCCAAGATTCTCAGCGTCCTAGAGAGATGCGGTATAATGATTTAGGGCCAGAGGATGCTCAAAGCCTATTTGAATATCTTAAGAAGAGACAAGATGAGGACCCTTCATttttctatgccatgcagcaCGGAAAGAATGGGCAGTCAGCAAATATCTTCTGGGCTGATGCTAAAGCTAGGATGGCTTACTACCATTTCGGTGATGCTGTTAGGTTTGAGACAGCATACCGGAAAAACAAGGAGACTATCCCTATCGTCATATTCTTAGGTGTAAATCATCATGTGCAGCCTGTTGTTTTTGGCTGTGCACTACTTATTGATGAGTCTGAAGCATCATTTACATGGTTATTTGAAAAATGGCTTGAAGCAATGCACATGGAGCCACCTATTTCATTGGTAACAGAGTTCAACAGGGTTATGGCAACTGCTATTGCCAAGGTATTACCTGATACCCACCATATTTTCTGTGAAAAGCATATCTTAGACACCGTGAGGGAGGGGCTACATGGTATGTTCCCAGATCTAGAGCCTTTCATAACTGATCTGAGGAAGTGCATTGATGGGTCCAGAATAGAAGAATTGTTTGAATCAGGTTGGAACTCAGTCATCATAAAGCATGGACTCAGCAATAATGAGCTTTTACAATCTCTCTATGATATTCGCCAACAATGGGCTCCTGCATACACAAAAAAGGTATTTTATCCTGGAAACCAGATGCCAACAACCTGTGAAAATATAGAGAAGGTTGTTGAGAAGTACTTTTCTTCCAAGACTGAATTGCGGGTGGCAGTTTGGCAACTTGGAGAAGCTATTTCCAGTTCATTTGATGCTGAAGTTCAGGCAGATTATTTGACAATGTTCCAAATGCTACCGTTGAAAACTGCCTCACCAGTAGAAAAACAAGGGAGTTCAATATTCACTAGCACAATATTTGGCTTATTTCAGGGGCAATTTGCTGAGTCTTTTGGGTACAATGCAGAGAGACTCGAGGATGAGACAGTACACAAGTATCGTGTCACAAGATATGAGGGTGAtgaggagacacacactgtctCTTTCAATCCAGATCAAAGTACCGTGAATTGTAGCTGCTGCCTGTTTGAGAGCTGTGGTATGTTGTGCAGGCATGCTCTCCGGATTTTCATTATCGAAGGAGTACGTGCCCTTCCAAAAGCATATATCCTGAAACGTTGGACAAAACATGCAAAAAATATAATCACCTCCGAAAATTACATTGATCTGAGGGGAGACCATGAGGATCCTTCAACTGTAAGGTACAATGATCTCTTCTGTGATGCAGTGAAATGTGCAAAAGAAGGTTCAAAATCCTCTGAAATCTATGCAATTGCTAAAGATGCACTGCACAAGACTCTTGATGAGGTAATACGGTCGTCAAAGAACTTTAGAGGGCAGCAACTTCTGCGAAGCTGTACAACGTCAATAAAAAGGCCAATCAAGAAGTTTGATAAGGCCAAAGATTCCTCTGGTAAAAGCTTAAAGAGGTCAGCATCTAAAAGTCCCCTCATGGAGAGTGATGATATTAGATGACCAAAAAACCTCGAATTAGGGAACAACATGATTTTCCTGTCAACTTGTATGTAGCACCATGCAATCTAATAATTGCTAGTTAAATTGTAGCTGGCTGCAGGATTTGGCTATTAGCAGATCTAGTGGCCATAAGTGTGATAGTGAACCCTTAATCTTGAGAGATTAATGCTCAAAAAAATGTAGAAACAGATGCCTTTTTGTGGAAAGATTTGTAAATACTATTCCAGATAGATTGTTTTCTTAATATGAAACTGTGGTCTTAGTTTTCCTTGTAGGATTGCACACCATTGTGATTTTCCTGCATGCTAGTTGCAGTTCAATTTTTGTGCTGCTATGACTATTAATATTGGCCTTTATGACCCCACAAATGGCGGAATAAGCGGTAATAACAGCTGTGGTTGTTGTATGCGTTAGAGTTGAGTGGGCTGATGCAATGTTACATTTAGCAGTTAAATAGGTTGATATAGTGGTTTGGGGGAACCTTGGTATGCGTTAAGAGTTGAGTGGGCTGATGCAATGTTACATTTAGCAGTTAAATAGGTTGATATAGTGGTTTGGGGGAACCTTGAAATACATCTATCAAAAGATAAATATTTTTCTCTGATGTTCGCATATCTTTGGCCATTTGACTGTAGTGCAGTGACCTCAAATTAAACTATATATGAACTCATTTCTTGAATGTTTGTTTTTTATTCTACACATAGAAGTAGTTATCAAACCGCTTAAAAGGCCGCGTACCACACAAAGATCACAAGATATAATGACAACTAGCTAACTGATATTTAGAACATTGTTTGAAAATGTACGTTCAGATATTAGGttctatttaaacacacataggGATTAGTATCCTTTGTACGACCTTTGCCCTGAACTCCAACGGCCAACTTTGCAAAACATTATTGCTAGTCTATATCACTACCTAATGATACTGGCATACTGAATCATTGTTGACAACTCACTTGCCTTATCCAACTTTTATCCTAGTTTAATTCTTATCTGAATTGATTTGTGGCATGTGCTGCTCCCTCTGCATATCCTGTTCTTTGCATACCTCCAAAAAACGTCTACTCTTCTAAAAGGACTAAAAGAGTTTTTTTTTAATGAAATAAAAGTGGTTCTTCTACATCTCTACTCTATGCATACTATGTCTAGCTTACTGGTATCTCATGACTCGTGCCTTCACTCTCGTCTATGGTTCTCCCTTTAGCAGCATAGCTCGCCACATAACTGGATCAGTGCTCCCTTGAACCCCATCACCAGTTCCAGAATTACTTGATTGGTCCATCGAGAGCCAATAATCAGCAAGTGCATTTTCAATTTCTGAAATATGTAAATTTACATTCTCAATTGTAGTCGGTATGGAGATGTGTGCTGCAGTTTTCTTCCTTTCTGATGAATCCTGTCAGTTTAAAATATTGCTAGAAACATGGAGGCAGCCAAATCGTGCAGAGAAGTGAATATTGATCATTTAAACCTATTCAGGTCCTGGAATATTCTTGATACCTATTTCTTCTGGTAAATTTTTCATAACCTTCCATTTGTGATAAAAAATCGCTCTGGTATGCATTTTATTGCTTGTTCATGGCATAGTGTATGCATAAAGCAGTGAGGTATTTCCCGCAAAATAAGGGTGTTTTGTAGTGGTACTTGTTGTCATGGTTTCAGCTAGGCCGAATAGTTGTCTTTGCTTGATAGCACCATATTTTGTTTCCCGTGCCCTCTGTACATCCGTTTCTATTCACTTCAAATGTTCTTTTAAATGATAATATAATATTTGGTTCCTTGGTCCAATACTCCGACTCAACAGGCTTTACTTTTGTTTTATTAGAATGTGGATGTTGACTTACCTCTTTTCTAGTCGCATATCAATATGATTCGCACTATGTAACTGCCAAATATTGCTCCTGTGCTTTTTTTTATTTCACTATTCCATGCCACTGTGTCGTGGGTTGTTGTGTAAAGTTCACTTTTGGACAATGCCATGTTTGAGCAACTGTCAATGTTTTATCTTTACAAAATGGGATTTTGCATGCCATGGGTACCCCATTACTGTTCTTCATTTGCAACTGCAAACAAAACCGTCCTTAAGGCCTTGTTTGGATGTGCCTAATCCCAGTCTAATCTACATGTATGGGTAGGgaatttgaactaaattcctGGGATCCATGTGGACTGGGTTAGGATTCAGCATCCATGCAGGCCCTAACTGCACCTGGGCTAATTGAGCTGCTTTTGTGCATGTCTCAATCTTTCCTCATGTGCTAGTTTCCGCTGCTTGCTTTgacattttttttttgcagtGTCTAACAAAAAAACTCGACCCTTGGGGAAAAATCTCCCTGGGTTTAAGCCTAAGATTGAGAGAAACTCAACAGTAGGGTCGAGAAGAGGCCTGTACAAGGAACCTCTACCCACTGTACAGCTCTTAACCTGCACTGTCACAGCAAGGGGCCTTTTTTTGGGTGCAAGACCAGGGCTCAAATCCTGGCCGGTTGGCTCTCCACTGGACTGCAACCACTGGGCATCTAACACTTGCTCCTGGTTAGTTTCAGAAGCAGCTTTGTTTTCTCTTTAGTTTTAGACATAGGTATTTTTTTTTTGTCCTAGTCTAGGAATGAGTTTAATACCACATCGAATTGCAGTATTTCAGCGTTGAGGTGCAGTTTGAGAACCACTGAAGGCTGGAATGACCTGTACATTGGTTTTGCTCCACTGTTGTCCTACAAATGCTGTAATTCTTACATGCTTGGTCAGTCTCTTTTTCTCATTGTTTTGGTATCTGTGGGTTGCTAAAGCTGAACATGATATGCTAATGCTGTGTTCTCTTTTTTTGTTGACAGGTTGTAATCGCCGAAAATGTTCAGTATCAGCTGCATGCCATACTTCAAATTGGCCGCTGGCTGAATGACCAGGAGAGCTGTTTCTGTGCTTCAATTTCTTCAGATCCTTTTTTTCTTGAGGGAGTTCCCACAAGATCCTGTCAGCATGAACTTCGACATGCTTTCAGCTGGAGGTCACTCTTTATGTGCACCATTTTGTTGATGTAAACAGTTTGTTACAGTACTCGGTAAAACGAAAAGATTAGTGGAGTCATGAAAGGGAAGTGCTGTTTCCCCCATTATGGAAGCAAGTGTGATGAAAAAGGTGACACCTTGCACAACACGTCTTCACAGTTCACAGCAAATCTGATTCCATGGCTGGAACTTGTAGGATGCTGTTGGACATGTTCCCGGGGGCAAGAAGATCAGTTGAACCTTTCTGGAACAGCACCACGCATGCACATCATACCACAAACCGGGTACAGTGGATGATAAGTAAGAGCACAGAAAGAGAAGGACTGGCATGCCAAGATGTGTCTAGATAGAAAGCAACATCTGTGCAGAGACACGGCGCAAGATCTAGCTCGAGAAGCATGCTGCGATCGTCGACTATCAGCATGCTGACCACTGTGGCATCTTACCTGGGAACAGAAATGAATTTGAGGACCACATTTTCTCCATCGAAGAATGCAAGGTGGGTGCATCAGTGACCACTGATCAGGCATGTGCATCCTGCATCAGGCTCATCGCCCGTTTGTGCAAAAGTGAGAAGGTGGTGGTGGGTTTTCAGATGCAAATTGCAGGGTTTGGTGGCAGTCGTGCGGTTGCAAGTGTCAGGCTCAGAACTGGAGCTTTCAGTTCAGACTCACTGGTGCTTCCAGTCCCAGGCAGACGTGTCCCGGCATCAGCTACCTCCCTGCACACGTCTCCACCCGGCTGTTGATCAGCCCCCACCAAACCCGCCGGCCCACGGTCTCACCGCGCGGCTGAGATGGGGGGATAGATTGTGTGCTGTGTGTTGTCGCCGGCGTGGAGCTTGTGGCCGAACTGATAGAGCACTAGGCTGGTCTGCCATTGGCCGCCAGGGAGCAAGGGGGCAGCATGCCTGGGTTTCTTTAACCTCCCTAAGCTTCTGCCACCGTGCTTTGCCTTTGCAGGCCTTGCTGAGTTCGTCACCTGCATAATGAAGGATACATGGCTGCTGTCTGCAGCTTGCTTAATTCCCTCTCCAATTACTACTCCAATGTCAAACCTTTCTTATCATCCGGATCGATAATTGAGTGTGCATCATTTGGATAATATTGTAATTAGCTGTTGCATCCCCTTTCTTTGGGCA
The Panicum hallii strain FIL2 chromosome 6, PHallii_v3.1, whole genome shotgun sequence genome window above contains:
- the LOC112896691 gene encoding protein FAR1-RELATED SEQUENCE 5-like isoform X3; protein product: MMEPQVVDLEDDSINFWASLGVSPHVDQMPLHNVHIVDHQAQPPPAAAAAQLQSVCRDLFPVESDACLEPRLGMEFESGEAAKTFYIAYAGRVGFSIRIARSRKSKCSESIIMLRFVCSREGFSKEKRSVAAGKKTRKRAASIREGCNAMLEVLRRGDSKWVVTKLVKEHNHEVGLPSRVHYIAIEGDAVVDPYLGMEFESLEAAKTFYYSYASRAGFEARVRQSRKSQDESLKMLKLVCSRHRYHSGRENNGEDTKRVRALDPSRDGCDALFEIIRKGKDVWMVSKLILEHTHELNPAPASRVHCVRSQGEVLVIANNFADTRNLLLNGQDSQRPREMRYNDLGPEDAQSLFEYLKKRQDEDPSFFYAMQHGKNGQSANIFWADAKARMAYYHFGDAVRFETAYRKNKETIPIVIFLGVNHHVQPVVFGCALLIDESEASFTWLFEKWLEAMHMEPPISLVTEFNRVMATAIAKVLPDTHHIFCEKHILDTVREGLHGMFPDLEPFITDLRKCIDGSRIEELFESGWNSVIIKHGLSNNELLQSLYDIRQQWAPAYTKKVFYPGNQMPTTCENIEKVVEKYFSSKTELRVAVWQLGEAISSSFDAEVQADYLTMFQMLPLKTASPVEKQGSSIFTSTIFGLFQGQFAESFGYNAERLEDETVHKYRVTRYEGDEETHTVSFNPDQSTVNCSCCLFESCGMLCRHALRIFIIEGVRALPKAYILKRWTKHAKNIITSENYIDLRGDHEDPSTVRYNDLFCDAVKCAKEGSKSSEIYAIAKDALHKTLDEVIRSSKNFRGQQLLRSCTTSIKRPIKKFDKAKDSSGKSLKSLKYC
- the LOC112896691 gene encoding protein FAR1-RELATED SEQUENCE 5-like isoform X4; translated protein: MMEPQVVDLEDDSINFWASLGVSPHVDQMPLHNVHIVDHQAQPPPAAAAAQLQSVCRDLFPVESDACLEPRLGMEFESGEAAKTFYIAYAGRVGFSIRIARSRKSKCSESIIMLRFVCSREGFSKEKRSVAAGKKTRKRAASIREGCNAMLEVLRRGDSKWVVTKLVKEHNHEVGLPSRVHYIAIEGDAVVDPYLGMEFESLEAAKTFYYSYASRAGFEARVRQSRKSQDESLKMLKLVCSRHRYHSGRENNGEDTKRVRALDPSRDGCDALFEIIRKGKDVWMVSKLILEHTHELNPAPASRVHCVRSQGEVLVIANNFADTRNLLLNGQDSQRPREMRYNDLGPEDAQSLFEYLKKRQDEDPSFFYAMQHGKNGQSANIFWADAKARMAYYHFGDAVRFETAYRKNKETIPIVIFLGVNHHVQPVVFGCALLIDESEASFTWLFEKWLEAMHMEPPISLVTEFNRVMATAIAKVLPDTHHIFCEKHILDTVREGLHGMFPDLEPFITDLRKCIDGSRIEELFESGWNSVIIKHGLSNNELLQSLYDIRQQWAPAYTKKVFYPGNQMPTTCENIEKVVEKYFSSKTELRVAVWQLGEAISSSFDAEVQADYLTMFQMLPLKTASPVEKQGSSIFTSTIFGLFQGQFAESFGYNAERLEDETVHKYRVTRYEGDEETHTVSFNPDQSTVNCSCCLFESCGMLCRHALRIFIIEGVRALPKAYILKRWTKHAKNIITSENYIDLRGDHEDPSTVRYNDLFCDAVKCAKEGSKSSEIYAIAKDALHKTLDEVIRSSKNFRGQQLLRSCTTSIKRPIKKFDKAKDSSGKSLKSV
- the LOC112896691 gene encoding protein FAR1-RELATED SEQUENCE 5-like isoform X1, whose translation is MMEPQVVDLEDDSINFWASLGVSPHVDQMPLHNVHIVDHQAQPPPAAAAAQLQSVCRDLFPVESDACLEPRLGMEFESGEAAKTFYIAYAGRVGFSIRIARSRKSKCSESIIMLRFVCSREGFSKEKRSVAAGKKTRKRAASIREGCNAMLEVLRRGDSKWVVTKLVKEHNHEVGLPSRVHYIAIEGDAVVDPYLGMEFESLEAAKTFYYSYASRAGFEARVRQSRKSQDESLKMLKLVCSRHRYHSGRENNGEDTKRVRALDPSRDGCDALFEIIRKGKDVWMVSKLILEHTHELNPAPASRVHCVRSQGEVLVIANNFADTRNLLLNGQDSQRPREMRYNDLGPEDAQSLFEYLKKRQDEDPSFFYAMQHGKNGQSANIFWADAKARMAYYHFGDAVRFETAYRKNKETIPIVIFLGVNHHVQPVVFGCALLIDESEASFTWLFEKWLEAMHMEPPISLVTEFNRVMATAIAKVLPDTHHIFCEKHILDTVREGLHGMFPDLEPFITDLRKCIDGSRIEELFESGWNSVIIKHGLSNNELLQSLYDIRQQWAPAYTKKVFYPGNQMPTTCENIEKVVEKYFSSKTELRVAVWQLGEAISSSFDAEVQADYLTMFQMLPLKTASPVEKQGSSIFTSTIFGLFQGQFAESFGYNAERLEDETVHKYRVTRYEGDEETHTVSFNPDQSTVNCSCCLFESCGMLCRHALRIFIIEGVRALPKAYILKRWTKHAKNIITSENYIDLRGDHEDPSTVRYNDLFCDAVKCAKEGSKSSEIYAIAKDALHKTLDEVIRSSKNFRGQQLLRSCTTSIKRPIKKFDKAKDSSGKSLKRNMEAAKSCREVNIDHLNLFRSWNILDTYFFCV
- the LOC112896876 gene encoding uncharacterized protein LOC112896876; protein product: MEVFEGVDFVRLRSLEHGTYLHAAEDGRSVHLDALGASHHAAWAVQRNRGTSHVLLRGVYGRYLGAPDPSGPLHPCRRRAATQRDRDEREVKAIMWRAVATGSGAGVVLLHDAHGRFLRANWRRLPCRSGVAVGDDSCLGPTTKWAVEVIPPKHGQPELPLARDSEWVKFFDGACPPLARLRRWVWAASQQREIQWVLADGVGNFREEDWASSQYSGRSAILLRSKLAHLTLQFCRLTLFIRAGRHGQLTPLVTDLPRSRERLDIVVIRADAIAADQLIFPDVDTETEGPVKEGVCL
- the LOC112896691 gene encoding protein FAR1-RELATED SEQUENCE 5-like isoform X2, with the translated sequence MMEPQVVDLEDDSINFWASLGVSPHVDQMPLHNVHIVDHQAQPPPAAAAAQLQSVCRDLFPVESDACLEPRLGMEFESGEAAKTFYIAYAGRVGFSIRIARSRKSKCSESIIMLRFVCSREGFSKEKRSVAAGKKTRKRAASIREGCNAMLEVLRRGDSKWVVTKLVKEHNHEVGLPSRVHYIAIEGDAVVDPYLGMEFESLEAAKTFYYSYASRAGFEARVRQSRKSQDESLKMLKLVCSRHRYHSGRENNGEDTKRVRALDPSRDGCDALFEIIRKGKDVWMVSKLILEHTHELNPAPASRVHCVRSQGEVLVIANNFADTRNLLLNGQDSQRPREMRYNDLGPEDAQSLFEYLKKRQDEDPSFFYAMQHGKNGQSANIFWADAKARMAYYHFGDAVRFETAYRKNKETIPIVIFLGVNHHVQPVVFGCALLIDESEASFTWLFEKWLEAMHMEPPISLVTEFNRVMATAIAKVLPDTHHIFCEKHILDTVREGLHGMFPDLEPFITDLRKCIDGSRIEELFESGWNSVIIKHGLSNNELLQSLYDIRQQWAPAYTKKVFYPGNQMPTTCENIEKVVEKYFSSKTELRVAVWQLGEAISSSFDAEVQADYLTMFQMLPLKTASPVEKQGSSIFTSTIFGLFQGQFAESFGYNAERLEDETVHKYRVTRYEGDEETHTVSFNPDQSTVNCSCCLFESCGMLCRHALRIFIIEGVRALPKAYILKRWTKHAKNIITSENYIDLRGDHEDPSTVRYNDLFCDAVKCAKEGSKSSEIYAIAKDALHKTLDEVIRSSKNFRGQQLLRSCTTSIKRPIKKFDKAKDSSGKSLKRSASKSPLMESDDIR